One window from the genome of Nicotiana tomentosiformis chromosome 5, ASM39032v3, whole genome shotgun sequence encodes:
- the LOC138892697 gene encoding uncharacterized protein, translating into MPDVDALTRNFDEIQTAIWDDSRPTVLAKALPKYMDALQHFNLGTVVEWKLEQSPRKPEYIFNYVFWAFKPAIDGFSHCRLVSTHVYGKYDIKLLIAVAVDASGQIFPLAFAICANEIQEMWTLFLNDLKEQVVKQRSGICLISDRHSGILSSVENLPVWKEPYAYHSYCVRHFKANFQKAHPNKDLYDLMWMAATDRQEHKFWRHMESIRQEDERAYHWLMRHELHKWTLHADGGRRWGILTTNVSESFNGLLKSVRGLPVTAMVQISFKQIAESMITASTLAFMYFHYLY; encoded by the exons atgccggatgtggatgctctcacaaggaattttgatgaaattcaGACAGCAATATGGGATGattctagaccaacggtgctggcaaagg ctctacccaagtacatggacgcactgcaacactttaacctcgggacggttgttgaatggaagcttgagcagaGTCCTAGAAAaccagaatatatattcaattacgtgttctgggcatttaaaccagcaattgatggtttttcGCATTGCCGGCTGGTaagcactcatgtctatggaaagtatgatatcaagTTATTGATagccgttgcagtagatgctagtggacaaatatttcctctagcttttgctatttgtgccaatgaaatccAAGAGATGTGGACGCTGTTTTTGAACGATTTGAAAGAGCAAGTTGTCAAACAGCGTTCCggcatttgtctaatatctgatcggcatagTGGTATCTTAAGTTCTGTAGAGAACTTGCCTGTATGGAAAGAACCTTATGCCTACCAcagttactgtgtgaggcactttAAGGCCAATTTCCAAAAGGCACATCCCAACAAGGATTTGTATGATTTGATGTGGATGGCAGCAACAGACCGCCAAGAGCATAAATTCTggaggcacatggaatctatcaggcaggaagacgagagagcctatcattggttgatgcgacatgagcttcacaagtggactttgcatgcggatggtggaagaagatggggaattctaaCTACAaacgtgtcagagtctttcaacgggttattgaagtcggtaagaggattgcctgtcactgccatggtgcagaTATCGTTCAAGCAGAtagcggagag tatgatcacggcgagcacattggcattcatgtattttcattatttgtactga
- the LOC138892698 gene encoding serine/threonine-protein phosphatase 7 long form homolog, giving the protein MWDVMKDKDLHPRVVQCLRDMGFYKILEIGRLQLGWSLITALIERWRPETHTFHLPIGEATITLQDVEVIYGMPVDGLPVTLPQAMREMRRGQYLDMLQHLTGFRPQDETTNSWEGRMSLTAIRQYLEILHPDITGEIDDLHIHRYTRLLPLLLFGGGLVPKHFGESSQLAISSSSSAAR; this is encoded by the coding sequence ATGTGGGATGTTATGAAGGACAAAGATCTCCATCCCCGTGTAGTCCAGTGCCTGCGGGATATGGGCTTCTACAAGATTTTGGAGATCGGGCGGCTGCAGCTCGGCTGGTCTTTGATCACGGCCCTAATAGAGCGGTGGCGCCCAGAGACGCACACTTTCCActtgcccattggcgaggccaccatcacCCTGCAGGACGTGGAGGTTATATATGGGATGCCTGTTGATGGACTGCCCGTTACATTGCCtcaggccatgagagagatgaGGCGTGGGCAGTATTTGGACATGCTGCAGCATCTCACTGGTTTCAGGCCACAGGATGAGACTACAAACTCATGGGAAGGTCGCATGAGTTTGACAGCTATTCGACAGTATTTGGAGATATTGCACCCCGACATCACCGGGGAGATAGATGATCTGCATATTCACCGGTATACGAGGTTGCTGCCGCTCCTTCTGTTTGGGGGGGGTCTTGTTCCCAAACACTTCGGGGAATCTAGTCAGCTtgcgatttcttcatcatcttcagctgctagatga